One part of the Maridesulfovibrio sp. genome encodes these proteins:
- a CDS encoding DUF5677 domain-containing protein, with translation MMYKLGPYEKWEEFNLFNELSDRAFAYFNQKFNQKQDDLDTPFLHLFYRFKYIAESTSASARMINSWTFGAPASVLLRSRFEQLIVCSYLIYEDENIGLKQYIKHGPINDYRLLKKASQDCQLKENLESFVDVDRSFERALFSQKEINPDFELGSKFQPKWSKLNLGAMSHKRDILAKIKSKMYENLEHDYLTIYTMLNSFVHSDFSSVNDTYLKLFEYKGKMVVTVDPYWVGMIMLCCARYDIIQCFEILDYLGIDDDSFYSNLIKEWEEKKVIMDKS, from the coding sequence ATGATGTATAAATTGGGACCTTATGAGAAATGGGAAGAATTCAATCTTTTTAATGAATTATCTGATAGGGCGTTTGCATACTTCAATCAAAAGTTTAATCAAAAACAAGATGATTTGGATACACCGTTTTTACATCTGTTTTATCGATTTAAATATATAGCAGAATCAACCAGTGCTAGTGCTAGAATGATAAATAGTTGGACTTTTGGTGCTCCAGCTTCAGTCCTTTTAAGAAGCCGTTTTGAACAATTGATAGTCTGTTCATATTTAATATATGAAGATGAAAATATTGGCTTGAAGCAATATATTAAGCATGGTCCCATCAATGACTACCGTTTGTTGAAGAAGGCCAGCCAAGATTGTCAGCTAAAAGAAAATTTAGAAAGTTTTGTAGACGTAGATAGGTCATTTGAACGTGCCTTATTTAGTCAGAAGGAAATCAATCCAGATTTTGAACTAGGTAGTAAGTTTCAACCGAAGTGGTCTAAGTTAAATCTAGGGGCTATGTCGCATAAGCGTGATATATTAGCTAAAATTAAATCTAAAATGTACGAAAATCTTGAGCATGACTATTTGACGATATATACAATGCTTAATTCATTTGTTCATTCAGATTTCTCTTCTGTTAACGATACCTATCTAAAGTTGTTTGAATATAAAGGGAAAATGGTTGTCACTGTTGATCCTTACTGGGTAGGTATGATTATGCTGTGTTGCGCAAGATATGACATTATACAGTGCTTTGAAATACTGGATTATTTAGGAATTGATGATGATAGTTTTTATTCTAATTTGATCAAGGAGTGGGAGGAAAAGAAAGTCATTATGGATAAGTCGTGA